The Sinorhizobium terangae genome has a window encoding:
- the trbJ gene encoding P-type conjugative transfer protein TrbJ, which yields MPHRCSISNRWLTGLTVVAIGIATVAPAKAGTATGAATEWTQVLNNGELVSLVGQSGEQIQNQLTQISQLTQQIETQLNIYENLLQNTATLPTHMWGQVESDLNQLRDIVDQGRSISFSMANADDVLQQRFQSYADLKTDLPNAASFSSAYQTWSDTNRDTIASTLKTASLTADQFDSEENTMWSLRSMSETADGQMKALQVGHQIAAQQVAQMQKLRGLVSQQMTMMGTWLQTEQTDKDLAQARREKFFSATAPSTSGGERMKVEW from the coding sequence ATGCCGCATCGCTGCTCAATTTCGAATAGATGGCTCACAGGCCTGACGGTCGTCGCCATTGGGATCGCCACAGTAGCGCCGGCGAAGGCTGGCACCGCCACCGGCGCGGCAACTGAATGGACGCAGGTTCTCAATAACGGCGAACTGGTGTCGCTCGTCGGTCAATCGGGCGAGCAAATCCAAAACCAGTTGACGCAGATCAGCCAGCTTACGCAGCAGATCGAAACGCAGCTGAACATCTACGAAAACCTGCTGCAGAACACGGCCACACTGCCGACGCACATGTGGGGGCAGGTCGAGAGTGATCTCAACCAACTCCGCGATATCGTCGACCAGGGTAGGAGCATCTCGTTTTCGATGGCCAATGCGGACGACGTGCTTCAACAGCGGTTTCAGAGCTATGCCGACCTCAAGACCGATCTGCCGAATGCAGCGAGCTTCTCGTCCGCGTATCAAACCTGGTCGGACACTAACCGCGACACGATCGCCAGCACGCTGAAGACGGCAAGCCTCACGGCCGATCAGTTCGACAGCGAGGAAAACACGATGTGGTCGCTGCGATCGATGTCCGAGACAGCGGACGGCCAGATGAAGGCCTTGCAGGTCGGGCATCAGATTGCCGCCCAACAAGTCGCGCAGATGCAGAAATTGCGCGGTCTCGTTTCACAGCAGATGACCATGATGGGGACTTGGCTTCAGACCGAGCAGACAGACAAGGACCTCGCGCAGGCGCGCCGGGAAAAGTTCTTCAGCGCGACGGCTCCTTCCACGTCCGGTGGCGAAAGGATGAAAGTCGAGTGGTGA